Genomic DNA from Edaphobacter lichenicola:
TCTTCATCCAGCCACGCCGCCTCGTCACTGCACTCCGGATACACCCGCGACGCAAACAAGATCCTCTGCGAGTTGGGCGACCACACCACCCCATCCGCCTCCGTGCTCACATTCGTCAGCCGCTTCGGCGTCCCCAGCGTCCCCGCAGCATCATCCCACGTCGCCAGAAAGATCTGCGACAACCCCGTCGCGCTGTCGGTCGCCACAAACGCAACCTGCCTCCCATCCGGCGAGAACCGTCCCCCCGACTCGCCGTCCTTCCAGAAAGTCACCTGCCGCTCGCGCCCACCTTTTACCGGCCCATCGGCCCCGTCCTTCAACTTCCCATCGGCCCCGCTTTTTTGTTTGTCATTCTGCACCCTGAGCGTAGTCGAATTGGGGGAGGAATCTGCCTTTCCTGCGCCGTCCCCAACGGGAGCCGCCATCGGCACCACCCAGAGATGATTCACCTTCGTGTTCTTCTCCAGATCAACATCGGTCGCCGAAAACATCACCCACCTGCCCGACGGAGAAACCTGCGGATCGCTCACCCGCTTAATCCGCTGCAGATCCGCAAACGTCATAGGTCGTCTTCCCGCCGCACCACCCAACAGAGAATCGGAGTCAGGACCAAACCCCTGCGCCAACATCCTGCCACCGGCCCAGCCCCAAATCCCAACCACCGACAATGCCAGAACACCCGCCCGAATCGCGCGCTTCTTCATCGCGCCAGTCTAACGCGGCAACTCAAAGATCTAACCGAAAGGGGAACCACGGAAGAAAATCCCCACCAAAATTCTCGCACTCCGCCAAAAAATAAATCCAGAAGACGTGGCACTTTTTTCGACCACAAAATTCACCACGCAAAACACCACACCGCCACCACGTCCACCACGCATCCCACCATGTTCTGCACCACAAAAAACCACCGGCAAAACGGTCTATCCCCCAACAGCGGCGCGACGAACACCCTCCTCCGCCACCACAGATTTTTTTTCCGCCGCCATCCTCACCGGCATCTCCACCGCCACCGCCGCCCCATGCGGATGCATGTTGAACGCGCTGATCTCCCCGCCATGCTCCTGCACAATCGAGTAACAGAGACTCAGCCCCATCCCCGCACCATCGCCCGCCTCCTGCATCGTGTAAATCGGATCGAAGATCCTCCCCGGCTCACGAAAACCCGGCCCCGTATCGCTCACAATCAAATGCACCCTCCGCCCATCCAGACCCTCTGACGCATCGCCCGAATCATCTCCCGCAGTATTCCCCGAATAACTCCCCGAATAACTCCCCGAACAACTCAAAGACATCCGGATCACCATCTCTTCACTAGTCTTCACCCCCCGCACCCCAGCCAGCGCCTGCGCCGCATTATTCAGCAGGTGCTCCAGCAACTGCCGCAGCCTGTGCCGGTTCCCCCGCACCTCGGGCATCTCGCCATCGGCCTGCACCACCAGCCGAATCCCCCTGCCCTCAAGCTTCTCTCCACACGCCGCCGCCAACTCACGCACCAGCTCCGTCAGATCGACCAGCTCATCGCCCTGCCCCACCGGCTTCCAGAACTCCAGCAGCGTCTCCACCGTCTGCCGCATCCTCAGCGCCTCCCGCACGATGATCTCCGCATCCGTCTTCACCCGCGCCTCGCCGGTCGACCCCGCAATCAGCTCCGCAAACCCCAGCACAGCCGTCAGCGGATTACTCAGCGCATGCGCCATCCCCCCGGCCAGCATTCCCAGCCCCGCAAGCCTCTCCGCCCGCATCAGCTTCTCTGCCAGCACAGCGTTCTCCATCGCCCGAGCCACCTTCACCCCGAGCGCCTCGAGCGGCCACAGCGCCTCTTCCAACTCCCTCTGCCGCACGCTCAGCAACCCGTCCGCCCCTACCGCCAGCGCCCCCATCATCCTCCCGCTGGTAGTCCACAGCGGAATCACGATCGCCCCGCGCGCCTCCTCCCCAAACCGAGTATTCTGTCCTCTTCCCGTCCCGCTTCCCGCTCCCATTCCACTTCCCAGCCCCATCCCAAAAACCACCGCAAACGCATTGTTCTTCACCCGTCTGCCCAGGCCACCCTCCCCCCGTCGCGTGCCGATTCCACCCCTGCGCTCCGCCTCCACAACACCCTCCGCCCAGGCATTCAACGACTCCACCGTCGTCTCCTCCATCCCCGCGCTCGCCGCAACCGAAAGCACTCTCCCCGCATCCCGAACCAGCACCGCCGTTCTGCGAAAGACGCTCTTCTCCGCCATCAACCGGCTCACCCGCACCGCCAGCTCAGGCAGCTCCGCATCCGCCCCCAGCCGAACATCCAGCCCCGCATAGGCGCGCAGCTCCTCCTGCTCCCGCCGCTCCCGCCTGCCCTCCGCCACCCCAACCTGCATCCGGCACCACAGCGCCCACAAGCCCCCGCCCGCTAGCGAAAGCTCCACCCAGCGCAGCACAATCAACCCGCCCATCTCCCTTGCTCCAGGCCACATCACCAAACCTCCCCAAATCGCGTCTATTCTTAGTAGCGTGCAGGGCAACACACAGAGACCGCCCCGCCCATGGAGTTCTCCCAATGAAGCCCAGCCGCGTTTCTGCCTCCGCGACCCTCCGTCTTGTTTCTGCAAGCGTCTTATCCCTCCTGCTATCGGCCCCGCCCACCGTGGCCATCGCCGCTGTCGCAAATCCAGACGGAGCCGCCCCCGTGTCGGCCCCACCCCAGGACGCCGCAGGCTTCGGCCCCCTCAACCCCGCGCCCCCCGCCAACATGACGCCCCAGCAGATCATCGACAAGTTCGCCGCCCGCGAGACCCTCTTCAGCCTCGCCCGCCAGAACTACACCTTCCGCCAGACCGTCCGCGTCGACACCCTCGCCGAAGACACCAACCGCGTCGACGGCGAGTACCAGCAGGTCACCGACATCACCTTCGACAAGGACGGCAAGCGCGCCGAGCACGTCGTCTTCGCCCCCCAGAACACCCTCGACCGCGTCCAGATGACCCCCGCCGACTTCGACGAGATCGAGCACCGTCTCCCCTTCATCCTCACCACCGAAGACCTGCCCAAGTACGACATCACCTACCTCGGCCGCCAACACATCGACGAGCTCGACACCTACGTCTTCTCCGCCGCCCCCAAGACCTTCGAAAAAGGCAAGCGCTACTTCCAGGGCAAGGTCTGGGTCGACCAGCAGGACTTCCAGATCGTCCTCGTCAACGGCATCACCGTCCCCCAGGACAAGCGCAAGGGCCACGAAGATCTCTCCCCGCCCTTCACCACCTACTACGAGCAGATCGACGGCAAGTACTGGTTCCCCACCTACACCAAGGCCGAAGGCAACCTCCACTTCGTCGCCCAGGAGGGCGCCCTCTCGCAGGACGTCCACATGCGCAACATCGTCAAATACACCGACTACAAGCAGTACCACGCCACCGCGCGCATCATCTACAACGGCGAGGACATCACCGACAAGAAGGACACCACCCAGCCCCCAGCCAATCCGCCCGCCAATCCCAAACCATAGTCCTGCCGGACGAGCGCCCTGCGCGGGCAGCAGTGGGCCCGTCCGGCAGGACCCGAGTCTTCCCACAAGAATTCATCAAAGTTACCGAAGATTCGCTTGCCCACTAACCGCGCCGAGTTTACTATCACGGTGTTCCCGTTTCCTAAGGATTCACGGGCCCCTGCAGCGTCTGATCGTCGGGAACGATCGCACACCGGGAGGCCACCGTGCCAGTCAAATTCCTTCTCAAAACCACCTGCATCGCCACCCTCTCCTTGGGCTACGCCTTCGCCCAGACAGCTCCGGCACCCGCGCCAGCTCCCGCAGCCGGCCCCGCCGACGGCATCACCATGGACATGATGCCCATCACCCAGGACCAGCTCACCCAGTGCCGCCAGCAGGCCTCCAGCCAGCTCACCGACGAGCAAAAAACCCTCCACGACCGCGAGCACGGCCAGGACAAGGACAAGATGGCCCAGGGCGGCATCACCGGAATCACCGGCGCGGCCACCAGCGCCATCTCCCGCAAGAACAACTACGGCTGGTGGGGTGGCAACAATAACGGCGCTCAGACCGCCGCCGCCACAGGCGCCACCCAGCGCACCAACCGCAACAGTCAGGACGTCGCCAGCACCACCGCCACCAGTCAGACCGTCGGCGTCGATGCCTACCAGCAGTGCGTCAACGGCATCAAAGGCCCCGAGTACGTCCACTTCCGCCAGACCGGTCAGATGACCGCCTACACCGGCGCACCCCCCACCAGCTCCGCCGCGCCAGCGCCCACACCCGGCCCCGCACCAACGGCCATGGTCGCCCCCGCACCGCTCCCCACCAAATCGCCCGTAGTCGATGAAGGCGACGGCAAACACTTCGTCCTCACCGCACCCGGCCAGACCGACGCCCGCGAGGTCACCCTCGTTCCCGGCAGCAAGAACGCCTACATCGAGGACGCCACCGGCGACAAGTACATCGTCATGCCCGACGGCTCAGTCACCCGCATCCCCCACGTCAAGAAGACCGCCACCAAGTAACTCGTAAGAGACGCACCCGTTGGTCGCAAGCCGGATTCTGTGCCGACCAACGGGAGGCCCCATGCACGTAATCCATCAAGACCGGTATACGCGTCACGAAGTGACCGCCCTACGCGCAGTGGGCCCGTCGGCAGGACACAGGAGTTCTTGATGAACCGACCAAACTCTTCCTCGCATCCCCACATACACCACGCGCTCACCCTCGCAGCGTTGCTCGTCTGTCTTATCGTTGCGACCCCCAGTGCAAGCGGTCAGGCAGGAGAGGGCGACAAACAGGCGAAGATCGCCGCGCTCAAACAATCAGCCGCAGAAAACCAGCAGAAGCTGCATAAGTACCAGTGGATCGAGACCACCCAACTCACCCTCAACGACAACGACAGGCCCGGCACCCAGTCCGCCTGCCAGTACGGCCCCGACGGCAAGGTTCAGAAGACCCCCATCAATCCTGCCCCGCCGCAGGCCTCCAGCGGCGGCCGCTTCAAACAGAGAATCATCGCGAAGAAGAAAGAAGAGATAAAGGACTACATGGGACAGGTCAAAGCCCTGCTCGCCATGTACGTGCCGCCCAATCCCGAGCGCATGCAGCAGGCCTTCCAGGAACACAAAGTCTCTCTCATCCCCGGTGACGCTTCAGGCCTCGCGCAGATCGTCTTCAAGGACTACGCGCAGCCCGGCGACCAGATGACCATCTCCTTCAACTCCGCAGAAAAAAAGATCAGCGCACTGAACGTCAACACCTACATGGACGAGCCCAAGGACGTCGTCACCCTCGCCGTCCGCTT
This window encodes:
- a CDS encoding sensor histidine kinase; this translates as MWPGAREMGGLIVLRWVELSLAGGGLWALWCRMQVGVAEGRRERREQEELRAYAGLDVRLGADAELPELAVRVSRLMAEKSVFRRTAVLVRDAGRVLSVAASAGMEETTVESLNAWAEGVVEAERRGGIGTRRGEGGLGRRVKNNAFAVVFGMGLGSGMGAGSGTGRGQNTRFGEEARGAIVIPLWTTSGRMMGALAVGADGLLSVRQRELEEALWPLEALGVKVARAMENAVLAEKLMRAERLAGLGMLAGGMAHALSNPLTAVLGFAELIAGSTGEARVKTDAEIIVREALRMRQTVETLLEFWKPVGQGDELVDLTELVRELAAACGEKLEGRGIRLVVQADGEMPEVRGNRHRLRQLLEHLLNNAAQALAGVRGVKTSEEMVIRMSLSCSGSYSGSYSGNTAGDDSGDASEGLDGRRVHLIVSDTGPGFREPGRIFDPIYTMQEAGDGAGMGLSLCYSIVQEHGGEISAFNMHPHGAAVAVEMPVRMAAEKKSVVAEEGVRRAAVGG
- a CDS encoding outer membrane lipoprotein-sorting protein; its protein translation is MKPSRVSASATLRLVSASVLSLLLSAPPTVAIAAVANPDGAAPVSAPPQDAAGFGPLNPAPPANMTPQQIIDKFAARETLFSLARQNYTFRQTVRVDTLAEDTNRVDGEYQQVTDITFDKDGKRAEHVVFAPQNTLDRVQMTPADFDEIEHRLPFILTTEDLPKYDITYLGRQHIDELDTYVFSAAPKTFEKGKRYFQGKVWVDQQDFQIVLVNGITVPQDKRKGHEDLSPPFTTYYEQIDGKYWFPTYTKAEGNLHFVAQEGALSQDVHMRNIVKYTDYKQYHATARIIYNGEDITDKKDTTQPPANPPANPKP